A single genomic interval of Bacillus smithii harbors:
- a CDS encoding beta-class carbonic anhydrase, which translates to MSDILNEVLAANEEYSAHFGDKAHLQLPPKRRFAILTCMDARLDPAKFAGLAEGDAHVIRNAGGRASDDAIRSLIISYKLLGTREWFVIHHTDCGMETFTNDVIRQLLSNSLETAEFDGQNWKDVGRDSGSKEGEYIEFLPIRNLKQSVIDDVERIRSHPLVPNYIPIYGFIYDVKSGRLVEVHEATRIGQAVTV; encoded by the coding sequence ATAAGTGACATTTTAAATGAAGTATTGGCCGCCAACGAAGAATACTCTGCTCATTTCGGCGATAAAGCCCATTTGCAGCTGCCGCCAAAGCGTCGTTTTGCCATTCTGACTTGCATGGACGCCCGTCTTGATCCGGCTAAGTTTGCAGGACTAGCAGAGGGTGATGCTCATGTGATCAGAAATGCCGGAGGTCGTGCAAGTGACGATGCCATTCGTTCCCTCATTATCTCATATAAACTGTTAGGAACAAGAGAATGGTTCGTGATTCATCATACCGATTGTGGGATGGAGACATTTACCAATGACGTGATCCGCCAATTGCTCTCCAACAGCCTGGAAACAGCTGAATTTGACGGACAAAATTGGAAAGATGTAGGAAGAGACTCCGGTTCGAAAGAAGGCGAGTACATAGAATTTTTGCCAATCCGCAATCTAAAACAAAGTGTCATCGACGATGTTGAACGCATTCGTTCTCACCCTCTCGTGCCAAATTACATTCCGATCTACGGATTTATTTATGACGTGAAAAGCGGTCGTCTCGTGGAAGTACATGAAGCGACTCGTATTGGACAAGCAGTCACCGTTTGA